One window of the Halobacillus litoralis genome contains the following:
- a CDS encoding DUF2306 domain-containing protein: MKVLLVIHIIAGGISLISGLFAMTAKKRKGRHTAFGQLYHWSYVGVFLTAVAMAIIHWQESQYLFYIALFSYGLALSGYIAVKNKKKTKKWLTMHIGGMLGSYIGIVTATLVVNVAKIPVLNELPTIYYWFLPTIIGTPIVYMVGRKYKRRPKKTVSESDRISV, encoded by the coding sequence ATGAAGGTATTGTTAGTCATCCATATTATCGCAGGCGGCATTTCTTTAATTAGTGGTTTGTTTGCCATGACTGCCAAGAAGAGAAAAGGCAGGCATACGGCATTCGGTCAACTTTACCATTGGTCCTATGTAGGGGTGTTTTTGACCGCTGTAGCAATGGCAATCATCCACTGGCAGGAGAGTCAATATCTTTTTTATATTGCTTTGTTCTCCTATGGTCTTGCTTTAAGTGGGTACATAGCAGTGAAGAACAAGAAGAAAACGAAAAAGTGGTTAACCATGCATATAGGTGGTATGCTGGGATCTTATATTGGAATCGTCACAGCTACGCTGGTTGTAAATGTAGCTAAAATCCCGGTTCTCAATGAACTCCCTACCATATATTACTGGTTTTTACCGACAATCATCGGTACTCCGATTGTCTATATGGTTGGAAGAAAGTACAAACGCCGTCCTAAAAAAACAGTCTCTGAATCTGATCGCATATCTGTTTAA
- a CDS encoding IS3 family transposase (programmed frameshift), with the protein MKRFTKEDKLTAVRRYTEETISYRHLAHQVGVDHSALRYWVRLYEYHGDQAFSIPYTNYSSDFKLKVIECMDDEGYSIREASALFHIPDYSMVRRWLKKWQNGGVEALASKRKGKVPVPQNKNQKAKKPFKSVEEELEYLRMENAYLKKLKALVEEEDQNTKGQKARIVFELRHDYPVKQLVGVAGLSRSTYYHQIGQMEKPDLDLDLKEEIRSIFHQEDGTYGYRRIQNELENRGTPVNHKKVYRLMKEIGLRCLVRMKKYVSYKGRVGEIADNILSRNFTADKPNQKWVTDITEFKLFGQKLYLSPILDLYNGEIVTYTLGTRPTYDLVREMLEKGLERLEYSDELLMHSDQGWHYQMAPYRNRLKEAGITQSMSRKGNCHDNAVMENFFGHMKSEFLYHKEFESVEHFKQELSRFMDKYNNHRIKSKLRMSPVQYREKYQATA; encoded by the exons TTGAAACGATTTACGAAGGAAGACAAACTCACAGCTGTTCGTCGATATACCGAAGAGACAATAAGCTATCGTCACCTAGCACATCAGGTTGGCGTAGACCACTCTGCCCTACGGTACTGGGTGAGATTATATGAGTACCATGGTGATCAAGCCTTCTCAATCCCCTATACAAACTATTCTTCAGACTTTAAACTGAAGGTAATTGAATGTATGGACGATGAAGGATACTCCATTCGCGAGGCCTCTGCCCTCTTCCATATCCCGGATTATTCGATGGTCCGAAGGTGGTTGAAAAAATGGCAGAATGGCGGTGTGGAAGCCCTTGCGTCCAAACGAAAGGGGAAGGTTCCAGTGCCACAAAACAAGAATCAAAAAGCCAAGAAGCCATTTAAATCGGTAGAGGAAGAATTGGAATACCTACGAATGGAGAACGCGTATTTAAAAAAGTTGAAAGCCTTAGTCGAAGAAGAGGACCAGAATACCAAAG GACAAAAAGCCCGGATCGTCTTCGAACTAAGGCATGATTACCCCGTGAAACAGTTGGTAGGTGTGGCGGGACTATCACGCAGCACGTACTACCATCAAATCGGTCAGATGGAGAAACCGGATCTAGACCTGGACCTGAAAGAAGAAATCCGAAGCATTTTCCACCAAGAAGATGGGACATATGGCTACCGCCGCATTCAAAATGAGCTTGAAAATCGAGGGACACCTGTAAACCATAAGAAAGTGTATCGACTGATGAAAGAGATCGGTCTACGTTGTCTTGTGCGTATGAAGAAATATGTGTCTTATAAAGGCCGTGTCGGAGAGATAGCGGATAATATCTTAAGTCGAAACTTCACGGCAGATAAACCGAATCAAAAGTGGGTCACGGACATTACAGAGTTTAAGCTATTCGGCCAAAAGCTTTATCTCTCCCCGATTCTTGACCTTTATAATGGCGAAATCGTTACGTACACGCTTGGAACACGCCCGACCTATGACCTTGTCAGAGAGATGTTGGAAAAGGGGCTCGAACGCCTAGAGTATTCCGACGAATTACTTATGCATTCCGATCAAGGCTGGCATTATCAGATGGCCCCATATCGCAACCGTCTCAAAGAGGCAGGCATTACCCAAAGTATGTCCCGCAAGGGCAACTGTCACGATAATGCCGTGATGGAGAACTTCTTCGGCCACATGAAATCGGAGTTTCTTTATCACAAAGAATTTGAGAGTGTAGAACACTTCAAGCAAGAGCTGTCACGTTTTATGGATAAATATAACAACCACCGAATTAAGTCTAAACTTAGAATGAGTCCAGTCCAATACCGTGAAAAATATCAAGCAACGGCCTAA
- a CDS encoding IucA/IucC family protein — protein sequence MTISAMKSQSLIDTELLKEEESCLSFAKEYLPAQVPRFLHHREMGRKGILYKLADSVLRENIDGFYERAFDLKKHGGSLYINGHSFSWEKVYEPLKKLPLRTDLTYKYLKLEGYALLFPIKNEYAFQLVETTDEVIYVDSEKARVVPTASTLTRLLFSKENYPNVDTFIKELNNGTVNLMLASMYQEEWKGKLKKEAEKLGVRTTMEYLQKKRTGDARFSSSLFFEQLTVEGHHLHPGAKTKLGVTFSDVFRYSPEFHQSFNIRFAAVRKTHLISTEEKGLLEKHYPEKCFEVRKELERRGCAADTFDILPVHPWQFAHAIPAIYEKEIEAGTVVLLQDVKLPAEATSSFRTVAPKQEGAPDLKLAVNSQMTSTVRSISMQTAMNSTVVTDLLKGVMDKEPNLQSFLPLNELGGAAFQSEDDMKSRNLTVLLRENIDEYLEDDEIAIAGMALYATSPFSETTVLKELVDSFARENNVKRDAAANDFFQDYLEKVLPGYLTLMVKYGVALEGHLQNSIPVFKNGRISRFFFRDWGGARIHTERLRNQGFSPGFAPDSVSVTNQDADMHNKLYYTVFQNHLGEMIRQLVQYSGRDESAFWTQVKTVCGGVLHDLSLQQDIAEQVRLDRTFLYQSKVMHKSLTKMRLTNSKGYGYNAVPNPLAD from the coding sequence TTGACCATATCAGCAATGAAAAGCCAAAGCTTGATCGATACAGAACTCTTGAAAGAAGAAGAAAGCTGTTTGTCTTTCGCAAAAGAGTATCTGCCTGCCCAGGTGCCTCGTTTTCTTCACCACAGGGAAATGGGCAGAAAAGGGATTCTTTATAAATTAGCAGACTCTGTCTTAAGAGAGAATATCGATGGCTTCTATGAGCGGGCCTTCGATTTGAAGAAACACGGCGGATCCCTCTATATCAACGGTCATTCTTTTTCGTGGGAAAAGGTTTATGAGCCTTTGAAAAAACTGCCGCTTCGCACAGACCTTACGTATAAGTACCTGAAGTTGGAGGGGTACGCGCTACTATTTCCTATAAAGAATGAGTACGCCTTTCAGCTTGTAGAAACTACGGATGAGGTGATTTATGTTGATAGTGAGAAAGCAAGAGTGGTCCCCACTGCTTCTACGCTGACAAGGCTTTTGTTCAGCAAAGAGAACTATCCGAATGTAGATACATTTATAAAAGAACTCAATAATGGCACCGTAAACTTGATGCTGGCTTCGATGTATCAGGAAGAGTGGAAAGGGAAACTCAAGAAGGAAGCAGAAAAACTCGGAGTCCGCACGACTATGGAATATTTGCAAAAGAAGAGGACCGGGGACGCACGTTTTTCTTCAAGTTTATTTTTTGAGCAGCTGACCGTTGAAGGCCACCATCTTCACCCTGGCGCCAAAACGAAGCTTGGTGTGACTTTTTCGGATGTGTTCCGCTACTCTCCGGAATTTCACCAATCTTTTAATATTCGCTTTGCGGCCGTCCGTAAGACTCATTTGATCTCCACAGAAGAAAAGGGTTTATTGGAGAAGCATTATCCTGAAAAATGCTTTGAAGTAAGAAAGGAGTTGGAACGAAGAGGCTGTGCGGCAGACACATTCGACATTCTGCCTGTCCACCCATGGCAGTTTGCACACGCTATCCCGGCGATTTATGAAAAGGAAATAGAGGCAGGCACTGTTGTGCTTTTACAAGATGTGAAGCTGCCTGCTGAAGCGACTTCATCGTTTCGAACGGTCGCCCCGAAGCAGGAGGGCGCGCCAGATCTCAAGCTTGCAGTCAACAGCCAAATGACATCGACGGTACGTTCGATTTCCATGCAGACAGCCATGAATTCAACCGTAGTTACAGATTTGTTGAAGGGGGTTATGGACAAAGAACCAAACCTGCAGTCTTTTCTTCCTCTCAATGAACTAGGGGGAGCAGCTTTTCAGTCGGAAGATGACATGAAAAGCCGCAACTTGACGGTGCTTTTACGTGAAAATATCGATGAATACCTAGAGGATGACGAAATCGCGATTGCCGGAATGGCTTTATATGCAACATCGCCGTTCAGCGAAACAACGGTATTAAAGGAATTGGTAGATTCTTTTGCTCGTGAGAATAATGTGAAAAGAGATGCCGCTGCCAATGACTTTTTCCAGGACTATTTAGAAAAGGTACTTCCCGGTTATCTCACACTGATGGTCAAATATGGAGTTGCTCTTGAAGGACATCTGCAGAACAGTATCCCTGTCTTTAAAAATGGCAGGATATCGCGTTTCTTTTTCAGAGATTGGGGAGGAGCACGGATTCATACAGAGCGCCTGCGGAATCAGGGCTTCTCGCCAGGGTTCGCCCCTGATTCAGTCTCGGTCACAAATCAGGATGCAGATATGCATAACAAGCTGTATTATACAGTTTTTCAAAATCATTTAGGTGAGATGATCAGGCAGCTTGTGCAATATTCAGGTAGGGATGAGTCTGCATTTTGGACGCAGGTCAAAACCGTCTGTGGTGGCGTTTTGCATGACTTGTCACTGCAACAGGATATTGCGGAACAAGTCAGGCTGGATCGTACGTTTTTATACCAATCAAAGGTGATGCATAAGTCGCTTACGAAAATGAGACTCACCAACAGTAAAGGATATGGCTATAATGCCGTTCCGAACCCGTTAGCGGATTGA
- the qoxD gene encoding cytochrome aa3 quinol oxidase subunit IV, protein MTNTKKRIPTNHIVGFVLSLVMTLVAAWAAIGSDLPVKWVIIGIMILALLQAGVQLFMFMHVTEAESGNGHIPWNMMFHGFALAGILVAGSLFTMSFGFDHNHDDGGGNHQQQEQQEEHSGH, encoded by the coding sequence ATGACGAACACGAAAAAACGAATACCAACGAACCACATCGTCGGTTTTGTCTTGTCACTGGTAATGACATTAGTCGCTGCCTGGGCAGCTATCGGGTCTGATCTACCAGTCAAATGGGTGATTATCGGCATCATGATCCTCGCTCTTCTGCAAGCAGGTGTTCAATTATTTATGTTCATGCACGTGACAGAAGCAGAGAGTGGGAATGGTCATATCCCATGGAATATGATGTTCCACGGTTTTGCCTTAGCTGGCATCCTTGTGGCGGGGTCGCTTTTCACTATGTCCTTCGGCTTTGATCATAACCATGACGATGGCGGTGGAAATCATCAACAGCAAGAACAGCAGGAAGAACATTCGGGTCATTAA
- the qoxA gene encoding cytochrome aa3 quinol oxidase subunit II — protein sequence MKIKHLRSKWLGLIPLSLILFLSGCGEMTVLNPKGPVAESQYELIKYSLWFMLGIIVVVFSLFAYMIIKYREGRPGRKESDYDPNLHGNTTIEIIWTIIPLIIVAMLSFPTVTTLFDLEKAPEPEDGQEAKEPLVVHATTADWKWFFSYPEQGIETVNYLHIPTDRPIEFRLTSADAMTALWIPALGGQKYNMAGMQTKLFLQADEEGVYDGRNSNFNGEGFAAQTFKVHAESEKQFEAWAEQIQNEAPALTAEKYDELLKPGLTDKDSFSSTHLEYINHASKEGMGYVVENYRDLFKEKLHLDDIEQQETFQ from the coding sequence ATGAAAATAAAACATCTGCGTTCTAAGTGGTTAGGCCTGATTCCCTTAAGTTTAATTTTATTTTTAAGCGGATGTGGTGAAATGACCGTCCTTAACCCAAAGGGGCCGGTCGCTGAAAGTCAATATGAACTGATTAAATATTCATTATGGTTCATGCTTGGGATCATAGTGGTCGTGTTCTCTTTGTTTGCGTACATGATCATCAAATACAGGGAAGGTCGCCCTGGACGTAAGGAAAGTGATTATGACCCGAATTTGCATGGAAATACGACCATCGAAATCATTTGGACAATAATTCCACTTATAATCGTCGCTATGCTGTCCTTCCCGACAGTTACGACTTTGTTTGATCTGGAAAAAGCTCCGGAACCTGAGGATGGTCAAGAAGCAAAAGAGCCATTGGTTGTTCACGCTACGACAGCCGATTGGAAATGGTTTTTCAGTTATCCAGAACAAGGGATTGAAACGGTGAATTACCTGCATATCCCGACGGATCGACCGATCGAGTTCAGGCTGACATCGGCTGATGCTATGACAGCGCTATGGATTCCTGCTCTTGGAGGGCAGAAATATAACATGGCCGGCATGCAGACGAAACTGTTTCTCCAGGCAGATGAAGAAGGGGTTTACGATGGACGTAACTCGAACTTCAATGGCGAAGGCTTCGCAGCTCAAACCTTTAAAGTCCATGCAGAGAGTGAAAAACAATTTGAGGCCTGGGCAGAACAAATTCAGAATGAAGCACCAGCACTGACTGCAGAAAAATATGATGAACTCCTCAAGCCAGGATTGACAGATAAAGATTCTTTCTCTTCTACACACTTGGAGTACATCAATCATGCTTCTAAAGAAGGTATGGGGTATGTTGTCGAAAACTATCGTGACCTTTTCAAAGAAAAACTGCATTTAGATGACATTGAACAACAAGAAACATTCCAATAG
- a CDS encoding type III PLP-dependent enzyme, translating into MATNAKRQTVEMYIEEKRVQGEEPVCAYVYDLEKLRDHANTIKESLPDFCKLYYAVKANPDQHLLEVLAPTVDGFEVASEGEIHKVNEVGQIPMIFGAPAKKDCEIEAAIRDGVGYLNVESFQDLNRMLYLAEQKQVKIPILIRVNLSSDVPDSHHMMSGVPSQFGVDEADIPDLIEKALQSDHVKIEGFHFHAMSNNLNAKAHVRFVETCIEKSRKWQEQFKLEISVVDIGGGIGINYWNPGEPFDWATFAEGIDHLGKIVGNLTLVLEIGRYMTAECGFYVTEVLDVKKNHDQYFSLVRGGSHHLRLPAAWKMSQPFRIHPVEEWRYPFERPGVLNAEVTIAGELCTPNDVLVRQNSVKQLRAGDIIIFEMAGAYAWTISHHDFLSHPQPEMVYLNK; encoded by the coding sequence ATGGCCACCAATGCAAAGAGGCAGACAGTAGAAATGTATATAGAGGAAAAGCGGGTACAGGGCGAGGAGCCTGTTTGTGCTTATGTCTATGACTTAGAAAAGTTGAGAGATCATGCAAATACGATCAAGGAGAGTCTTCCTGATTTTTGCAAGCTTTATTATGCCGTCAAGGCGAATCCTGATCAGCACCTGCTGGAGGTGTTAGCACCTACTGTCGATGGGTTCGAGGTGGCTTCAGAAGGGGAGATCCACAAGGTGAATGAGGTCGGGCAAATACCGATGATTTTCGGTGCTCCGGCCAAGAAAGATTGTGAAATCGAAGCGGCGATACGGGACGGTGTCGGTTATCTGAACGTGGAAAGCTTTCAGGATTTGAACAGGATGTTGTATCTTGCTGAACAAAAGCAAGTGAAAATACCGATTCTGATCCGGGTCAATTTAAGCTCAGATGTCCCTGACAGTCACCATATGATGTCAGGAGTCCCGTCCCAATTCGGGGTCGATGAAGCTGATATACCTGATTTGATTGAAAAAGCACTCCAATCCGACCATGTTAAAATAGAAGGCTTTCATTTCCATGCAATGTCCAACAACTTGAATGCAAAAGCCCATGTCCGGTTTGTCGAAACTTGCATAGAGAAGTCCCGTAAATGGCAGGAACAATTCAAACTTGAAATTTCTGTTGTTGATATCGGCGGAGGAATCGGTATCAACTATTGGAATCCGGGAGAACCGTTCGACTGGGCTACCTTTGCTGAGGGGATCGACCATCTCGGAAAAATTGTTGGAAATCTGACTTTGGTATTGGAAATCGGACGTTATATGACGGCGGAGTGCGGCTTCTATGTTACAGAAGTATTGGATGTGAAGAAGAATCATGATCAGTATTTTTCCCTGGTCCGGGGAGGTTCGCACCATTTGCGTCTGCCGGCCGCATGGAAAATGAGCCAACCATTCCGTATCCATCCAGTGGAGGAATGGCGTTATCCGTTTGAACGGCCAGGAGTGTTGAATGCTGAGGTCACCATCGCTGGCGAACTGTGCACACCGAATGACGTGCTTGTGCGTCAGAATTCTGTCAAGCAGCTCCGGGCCGGTGATATCATTATTTTTGAAATGGCTGGTGCATATGCCTGGACCATCTCCCACCATGATTTCTTAAGCCACCCCCAGCCGGAAATGGTTTATTTGAATAAGTAA
- the qoxC gene encoding cytochrome aa3 quinol oxidase subunit III has translation MSAEELKTGPLEYRTKEGQMSILGFWIFLGAEVVLFATLFATYAVLFGRTADAPHPGELFEAGTVLIMTFLLLTSSFTCGLAIHEMRRGSVKGLTIWMIITLALGLGFLGFEIYEFVHYAHEGATIQSSAFWSSFFVLAGTHGLHVTLGIGWATLLLIQIARRGLTNVTSRKFFIISLYWHFLDVIWIFILTSVYLIGMVI, from the coding sequence ATGTCTGCTGAAGAATTGAAAACAGGTCCATTGGAGTACCGGACGAAAGAAGGGCAAATGAGCATTCTCGGCTTCTGGATTTTCCTCGGAGCCGAGGTCGTCCTTTTTGCTACACTATTTGCTACTTACGCGGTACTCTTCGGCCGCACAGCTGACGCACCGCATCCAGGTGAACTTTTCGAGGCCGGCACAGTACTGATCATGACCTTTTTGCTCCTCACAAGTAGTTTTACTTGTGGGCTTGCCATTCATGAAATGCGAAGAGGGTCTGTCAAAGGGCTCACGATATGGATGATCATTACTTTAGCTCTAGGCTTAGGATTCCTCGGTTTTGAAATATACGAATTCGTGCATTATGCGCACGAAGGAGCAACCATACAATCCAGTGCTTTCTGGTCAAGCTTCTTTGTACTGGCTGGAACGCACGGGCTTCACGTCACACTTGGAATTGGCTGGGCTACTTTACTGCTCATCCAAATCGCACGACGCGGACTTACAAATGTGACAAGCCGGAAATTCTTTATTATCAGTTTATATTGGCACTTCTTAGATGTCATTTGGATCTTCATTTTAACAAGTGTCTATTTGATAGGGATGGTGATCTGA
- the qoxB gene encoding cytochrome aa3 quinol oxidase subunit I: MHITDILVTGEPIIYAAMVSIALVSIAILFLLTYFKKWGWLWREWLTTVDHKKIGIMYILSALAMLFRGGMDAMMMRVQLAFPDLGFLDSQHYNEIFTTHGTIMIIFMAMPFLIGLMNIIVPLQIGARDFAFPYVNALSFWSFFFGAMLFNVSFIIGGSPDAGWTSYTPLSGAAMSEGPGQNFYLMGLQLSGIGTLATGINLMVTILKMRAPGMKLFHMPIFTWSTLVTCFIIVFAFPILTVALALLTIDRIFGAQFFTLTGEGLPMMWANLFWMWGHPEVYIVILPAFGIFSEIIATFAKKRLFGYNAMVWSMIIIALLSFLVWVHHFFTMGAGAFVNSVFSVSTMLIAVPTGVKIFNWLATLYKSKIEFSVAMMWALAFIPSFILGGVTGVMLGMAAADYQFHNSYFLVAHFHYVLIAGTVFACFAGLVYWYPKMFGHKMNERIGKWAFWLFFFGFHVCFFPQYFLGLDGMPRRLFITNIVEWLPLNIISTVGAFGMGLGFAVFVFNIYYSFRNSEREETGDSWNGNGRTLEWATTTPIPYYNFATVPYVDEIDPYVRMKEEGKTTYDESKLEPIHMPSYTGAPFIMMAFLALGSFGLIFEWMIVAIAGLIGGVIMMILRSFDYDEGYHVEVDEIKRIERKARGL; the protein is encoded by the coding sequence ATGCACATTACAGATATTTTAGTCACCGGTGAGCCGATCATATATGCGGCAATGGTTTCGATTGCACTGGTTTCAATCGCTATTCTCTTTCTCTTGACCTACTTTAAAAAGTGGGGATGGTTGTGGCGTGAATGGCTGACAACGGTTGACCACAAAAAAATCGGCATCATGTATATCCTGAGTGCCCTTGCGATGTTATTCCGGGGCGGGATGGACGCCATGATGATGCGGGTGCAGCTCGCTTTTCCGGATTTGGGATTCTTAGATTCCCAGCACTATAATGAAATTTTTACGACGCACGGTACAATCATGATCATCTTCATGGCCATGCCGTTTTTGATCGGGTTGATGAATATCATCGTCCCATTACAAATCGGAGCTCGTGACTTTGCGTTTCCATATGTAAACGCACTGAGCTTCTGGTCCTTTTTCTTCGGGGCCATGCTCTTTAATGTTTCCTTCATCATCGGAGGCTCTCCTGACGCCGGGTGGACGAGCTATACGCCGTTATCCGGGGCAGCAATGAGTGAAGGACCTGGGCAAAACTTTTATCTGATGGGACTCCAGCTATCAGGAATCGGTACCCTTGCCACAGGGATCAACTTGATGGTCACCATTTTGAAAATGCGCGCACCTGGAATGAAGCTTTTCCACATGCCGATTTTCACTTGGTCAACGCTTGTCACATGTTTCATCATCGTTTTTGCATTTCCGATTCTTACTGTAGCGCTGGCGCTGCTGACCATTGACCGTATTTTCGGTGCCCAATTCTTTACGTTGACAGGAGAAGGATTGCCGATGATGTGGGCGAACCTCTTCTGGATGTGGGGACACCCCGAGGTTTACATTGTCATATTGCCGGCCTTCGGAATATTTTCTGAAATCATCGCTACCTTTGCGAAAAAACGTTTGTTCGGATACAACGCTATGGTTTGGTCGATGATCATCATTGCTCTGTTGAGTTTCCTCGTGTGGGTGCACCACTTCTTCACGATGGGTGCAGGAGCATTCGTAAACTCTGTCTTCTCCGTATCGACGATGTTGATTGCGGTTCCGACCGGAGTGAAAATATTCAACTGGCTGGCGACGTTATACAAATCGAAAATTGAGTTTTCTGTCGCGATGATGTGGGCTCTTGCCTTCATCCCGAGCTTCATTCTTGGTGGTGTCACAGGGGTGATGCTCGGCATGGCCGCAGCCGACTACCAGTTCCACAATTCGTATTTCCTAGTGGCACACTTCCACTATGTATTGATCGCTGGAACAGTCTTTGCTTGTTTCGCAGGACTTGTGTACTGGTATCCGAAGATGTTTGGTCACAAGATGAATGAACGCATTGGTAAATGGGCGTTCTGGCTATTCTTCTTTGGTTTCCATGTCTGCTTCTTCCCTCAGTACTTCCTGGGATTAGACGGCATGCCTCGTCGACTGTTCATTACGAACATTGTTGAATGGTTGCCATTGAACATCATATCAACGGTCGGTGCCTTCGGAATGGGGCTTGGATTCGCTGTATTCGTCTTTAACATTTACTACAGTTTCCGTAATAGCGAGCGCGAAGAAACAGGTGACTCCTGGAACGGAAACGGACGGACGCTTGAATGGGCGACGACCACACCGATTCCATATTACAACTTTGCAACTGTTCCATATGTCGATGAAATCGATCCATATGTACGGATGAAAGAAGAAGGTAAGACGACGTATGATGAATCGAAGCTGGAACCGATCCATATGCCAAGCTATACGGGCGCACCATTCATAATGATGGCATTCTTGGCCTTAGGCAGTTTCGGATTGATCTTTGAATGGATGATCGTTGCCATTGCCGGCTTGATCGGCGGCGTCATCATGATGATTTTAAGGTCCTTCGATTATGATGAAGGATACCATGTCGAGGTTGATGAAATTAAACGCATAGAGCGAAAAGCAAGGGGGTTATGA
- a CDS encoding NAD-dependent epimerase/dehydratase family protein: MKLLVIGGTQFVGKSIVQHALNNGHEVTLFNRGKTNPHAFEQVETIIGDRENAEDLQKMAGRKWDAVIDTCGFLPGVVAKTLHVLQDNIDLYCFISSVSVYEHFGEADGIDESGEVLKLTQTELERVTKGVKGRSSNEYYGPLKFHSESSVKEMVGAERSLIIRPGLIVGPDDPTDRFTYWPGRVATGGEFIVPEPRSSKVQFIDVRDLSRWIINMVENKESGVYNAAGPEKKLSMEAFVDACRSVLNPYDAKPVWLSQETLLNEKVQPWIELPLWIPAKHDIGIDSTKAIGKGLNFRAIEQTILDTYKWDTSRGSVDKKAGLDLVREEEILENVKKERMI; the protein is encoded by the coding sequence ATGAAACTATTAGTGATTGGCGGTACACAATTTGTCGGCAAGTCCATCGTCCAGCATGCGCTGAATAATGGACATGAAGTCACCTTATTCAATAGAGGAAAAACGAATCCGCATGCATTTGAACAGGTAGAAACGATCATCGGCGATCGGGAAAATGCCGAGGATCTCCAAAAAATGGCTGGCAGAAAGTGGGATGCTGTCATTGATACATGTGGGTTTCTGCCGGGAGTAGTAGCGAAAACCCTTCATGTGCTGCAGGACAACATCGATTTGTACTGTTTCATTTCAAGTGTATCTGTCTATGAACATTTTGGCGAGGCTGATGGAATTGACGAATCCGGCGAAGTTTTAAAATTGACCCAAACAGAGCTGGAGCGTGTGACCAAAGGAGTGAAAGGAAGAAGCTCTAACGAGTATTACGGTCCTTTGAAGTTTCACAGTGAATCATCCGTCAAGGAAATGGTTGGTGCTGAGCGTTCTTTAATCATACGTCCAGGTCTCATTGTCGGCCCGGATGATCCGACAGACCGCTTTACGTACTGGCCGGGCCGGGTAGCAACTGGTGGTGAATTCATCGTACCAGAACCTCGTTCAAGTAAAGTGCAATTCATCGATGTACGTGACCTATCCAGATGGATCATCAATATGGTAGAAAACAAGGAGTCCGGTGTTTACAACGCTGCCGGTCCTGAGAAAAAATTATCGATGGAAGCGTTTGTCGATGCTTGCAGAAGTGTGCTGAACCCTTATGACGCCAAACCTGTATGGTTATCCCAGGAAACGCTCTTGAATGAAAAGGTCCAGCCCTGGATCGAACTGCCCCTTTGGATTCCTGCCAAACATGACATCGGAATAGATAGTACAAAGGCAATTGGAAAAGGGCTGAATTTCAGAGCAATCGAACAAACCATCCTGGACACTTATAAATGGGACACTTCCAGAGGGAGCGTGGATAAAAAAGCCGGTCTGGATCTTGTCCGCGAAGAAGAAATATTAGAGAACGTGAAGAAGGAAAGGATGATTTGA